In one Streptomyces sp. NBC_01288 genomic region, the following are encoded:
- a CDS encoding alpha/beta fold hydrolase codes for MSSTELPSVSAATSVLPKVAPVRVGEGERLRSVGLPGITLTVRSRAAVREGLPPALYVHGLGGSSQNWSQLMAELDGLVDSEALDLPGFGDSPPPDDGDYSVTGHARAVIRYLDAAGRGPVHLFGNSLGGAITTRVAAVRPDLVRTLTLISPALPEIRVQRSAVPTALLGLPGVASLFTRISREWTAEQRVRGVLGLCYGDPGTVTPEAFRYAVEELERRLQLPYFWDAMARSSRGIVNAYTLGGQHGLWRQAERVLAPTLLVYGGRDQLVGYRMAQRAARTFRDSRLLSLPDAGHVAMMEYPESVAAAFRELLADVGESGVFGEVGESAGVGPVRGRRAVEADGFGRGGGSGARGSRGGGSVSTVSDAGGAGAGAGSGAGAGGEGNDDTNAGS; via the coding sequence ATGTCTTCGACAGAGCTGCCTTCCGTGTCGGCCGCCACCAGCGTGCTCCCCAAGGTGGCGCCCGTCCGGGTCGGCGAGGGGGAGCGGCTCAGGTCGGTCGGCCTGCCGGGGATCACCCTGACGGTGCGGTCGAGAGCGGCGGTGCGCGAAGGACTGCCGCCCGCGCTGTACGTCCACGGGCTCGGCGGTTCCTCGCAGAACTGGTCGCAGCTCATGGCCGAGCTCGACGGCCTGGTCGACAGCGAGGCCCTGGACCTGCCGGGCTTCGGCGACTCCCCGCCACCGGACGACGGCGACTACTCCGTCACCGGGCACGCGCGCGCGGTCATCCGTTACCTCGACGCGGCCGGGCGCGGCCCGGTGCACCTCTTCGGCAACTCGCTGGGCGGCGCGATCACCACGCGCGTGGCCGCGGTCCGCCCGGACCTCGTCCGCACGCTCACCCTGATCTCCCCGGCCCTGCCGGAGATCCGCGTCCAGCGCTCGGCGGTACCGACCGCGCTGCTGGGCCTCCCGGGGGTCGCGTCCCTGTTCACCCGCATCAGCAGGGAGTGGACGGCCGAACAGCGCGTCCGCGGCGTCCTGGGCCTCTGCTACGGCGATCCCGGCACGGTGACCCCGGAGGCGTTCCGGTACGCGGTCGAGGAGTTGGAGCGGCGCCTCCAACTCCCGTACTTCTGGGACGCGATGGCCCGTTCCTCCCGGGGCATCGTCAACGCGTACACCCTGGGCGGCCAACACGGCCTCTGGCGCCAGGCCGAACGCGTCCTGGCCCCCACCCTCCTCGTCTACGGCGGCCGCGACCAACTGGTCGGCTACCGCATGGCCCAGCGCGCGGCCCGCACCTTCCGGGACTCGCGCCTGCTGTCCCTGCCGGACGCGGGGCACGTCGCGATGATGGAGTACCCGGAGTCGGTGGCGGCGGCGTTCCGTGAACTTCTCGCGGATGTGGGGGAGTCGGGAGTGTTCGGCGAGGTGGGGGAGTCGGCGGGAGTCGGTCCCGTGCGGGGACGTCGTGCAGTTGAAGCGGATGGTTTCGGCCGAGGTGGCGGGAGCGGTGCGCGGGGGTCCCGGGGCGGCGGTTCGGTGAGTACGGTGAGTGATGCCGGCGGCGCGGGAGCGGGAGCGGGGTCCGGTGCCGGTGCCGGGGGCGAAGGCAACGACGATACGAACGCGGGGAGTTGA
- a CDS encoding ABC transporter permease has product MSEALVASQAAGTDLSVPAGSGARQFWRRLRAQRAALVAAAVVALLVLVALAAPLLTAIEGQDPFTYHPSLIDSARGGVPTGSFGGITGDHWLGVEPQTGRDLFARLAYGARVSLGVALGATVVQVTIGVVIGVAAALGSRWVDQLLSRITDIIVAMPLMIMSLALLAIVPSSFPRPLLVALVIGLIAWGNIAKIVRAQTLTLKELDYVSAARLSGWGTWRIARRELLPGLAAPVITYAALLVPINITTEAALSFLGVGVKPPTPSWGQMLTAADVWYQAAPQYLLLPASALFVTVLALTVLGDGIRTALDPRAASRLRIGTGRKREAKADASAKKATAGGNSGQSRVDPSVNAVNASGEKEDPA; this is encoded by the coding sequence ATGAGCGAGGCACTTGTCGCCTCCCAGGCCGCCGGGACGGACCTCTCCGTCCCGGCGGGCTCGGGGGCCCGTCAGTTCTGGCGGCGGCTGCGAGCGCAGCGCGCCGCCCTCGTCGCGGCGGCCGTCGTCGCCCTGCTCGTCCTGGTCGCGCTCGCCGCGCCGCTGCTCACCGCGATCGAGGGCCAGGACCCCTTCACCTACCACCCCTCGCTCATCGACTCCGCGCGCGGGGGCGTGCCGACCGGCTCCTTCGGGGGCATCACCGGCGACCACTGGCTCGGCGTCGAACCACAGACAGGCCGCGACCTGTTCGCCCGGCTCGCCTACGGTGCCCGGGTCTCGCTCGGCGTCGCCCTGGGGGCGACCGTCGTGCAGGTCACCATCGGGGTCGTGATCGGTGTCGCCGCCGCGCTCGGCAGCCGATGGGTTGATCAACTGTTGAGCCGGATCACCGACATCATCGTGGCGATGCCGTTGATGATCATGTCGTTGGCACTGCTCGCGATCGTGCCCAGCAGCTTCCCGCGGCCCCTGCTCGTCGCGCTCGTCATCGGGCTCATCGCCTGGGGCAACATCGCGAAGATCGTGCGCGCCCAGACGCTCACCCTGAAGGAGCTCGACTACGTCTCCGCCGCCCGGCTCAGCGGCTGGGGCACCTGGCGCATCGCCCGCCGCGAACTGCTGCCCGGGCTGGCCGCGCCCGTCATCACCTACGCGGCACTCCTCGTACCGATCAACATCACTACCGAAGCCGCGCTGTCCTTCCTCGGCGTCGGCGTGAAGCCCCCGACGCCCTCCTGGGGGCAGATGCTCACCGCCGCCGACGTCTGGTACCAGGCCGCCCCGCAGTACCTGCTGCTGCCCGCCAGCGCCCTCTTCGTCACCGTCCTGGCGCTGACCGTCCTCGGCGACGGCATCCGCACGGCCCTCGACCCTCGCGCGGCCTCCCGCCTGCGCATCGGCACGGGCCGCAAGCGCGAGGCGAAGGCGGACGCGAGCGCCAAGAAGGCGACGGCGGGTGGGAACTCCGGCCAGTCAAGAGTTGACCCGAGTGTCAATGCGGTCAATGCGAGCGGCGAGAAGGAGGACCCGGCATGA
- a CDS encoding Ms4533A family Cys-rich leader peptide, with product MWSSHVPNRAGIELALIGVTPICVADILCR from the coding sequence ATGTGGTCTAGTCATGTCCCGAACCGCGCCGGCATCGAGCTGGCGCTCATCGGCGTGACCCCGATCTGCGTGGCCGACATCCTCTGTCGCTGA
- a CDS encoding ABC transporter permease, translating into MSGFGGFVLRRGIGTVITLFAISVIVYVVFFVTPGNVAQITCGPRCSPEQVHQVAQQLRLDDPLYLRYWHFLQGILVGQDYSTGTSVEHCSAPCLGQSYQGDQQVTQLILSKLPVSLSLVFGAMVLWLILGVGTGILSAWRRGRFTERLLTGITLAGVATPVFVIGLVLMIVVCGQLQLLPFPQYVGLTDDPEQWAWNLLLPWLSLALIEAAAFARLTRASMLETLAEDHIRTFRAYGVGERSIIGRHALRGAFAPIIALNANNVGSAVGGAVLTETLFGLPGIGQELVHAVNVVDLPVVVGMVLVIGFFVVIANAVADVLYAVADRRVVLA; encoded by the coding sequence ATGAGCGGCTTCGGAGGCTTCGTCCTGCGCCGAGGCATCGGCACCGTGATCACCTTGTTCGCGATCTCGGTGATCGTCTACGTGGTCTTCTTCGTCACCCCCGGGAACGTCGCCCAGATCACCTGCGGCCCGCGCTGCTCCCCGGAGCAAGTGCACCAGGTGGCGCAGCAGTTGAGGCTCGACGACCCGTTGTACCTCCGCTACTGGCACTTCCTCCAGGGCATCCTCGTCGGCCAGGACTACTCCACGGGCACCTCCGTGGAGCACTGCTCGGCGCCCTGCCTCGGGCAGTCGTACCAGGGCGACCAGCAGGTCACCCAGCTGATCCTGTCGAAGCTGCCGGTCAGCCTGTCGCTCGTGTTCGGCGCGATGGTGCTGTGGCTGATCCTCGGCGTCGGCACAGGCATTCTGTCGGCGTGGCGGCGCGGCCGGTTCACCGAGCGCCTGCTGACCGGCATCACCCTCGCGGGTGTCGCCACCCCGGTGTTCGTGATCGGCCTGGTGCTGATGATCGTCGTCTGCGGGCAGCTGCAACTGCTGCCCTTCCCGCAGTACGTCGGCCTCACCGACGACCCCGAACAGTGGGCCTGGAACCTGCTGTTGCCCTGGCTCTCGCTCGCCCTCATCGAGGCCGCCGCGTTCGCCCGGCTCACCAGGGCGTCGATGCTGGAGACGCTCGCCGAGGACCACATCCGCACCTTCCGCGCGTACGGCGTGGGGGAGCGGTCGATCATCGGGCGGCACGCGCTGCGCGGGGCGTTCGCGCCGATCATCGCGCTCAACGCGAACAACGTCGGCTCGGCGGTCGGCGGCGCGGTGCTCACCGAGACGCTGTTCGGGCTGCCCGGCATCGGACAGGAACTCGTCCACGCCGTCAATGTCGTCGACCTGCCGGTGGTCGTCGGCATGGTCCTGGTCATCGGCTTCTTCGTGGTCATCGCCAACGCCGTCGCGGACGTGCTGTACGCGGTGGCCGACCGACGGGTGGTGCTCGCATGA
- a CDS encoding ABC transporter substrate-binding protein, with protein sequence MRQPSVIARRVAVASVSLAVAAGAAACGPKDNDAKASGGDSTPHKGGTLTVLNAQPQEDFDPARLYTSGGGNVPSLVFRTLTTRNRENGAAGAKVVPDLATDTGRPNKDATVWTYTLKKGLKYEDGTAITSADIKYGIERSFAPELSGGAPYLRDWLVGAADYQGPYKDKKGLSAIETPDSRTIVFHLNKPEGEFPYLATQTQFTPVPKAKDTGTKYEQHPISSGPYKVVSNQNDGETIVLERNKYWSTATDAERKAYPDKIDVKSGLDSSVINQRLSASQGTDAAAVTTDTNLGPAELAKVTGDKELAARVGTGHFGYTNYIAFNPKVAPFNNVKVRQAISYAIDRSSVVNAAGGSSLAEAATTFLPNQKSFGYDPYDLFPAGASGNAAKAKELLKEAGYPKGITVTLTHSNDKDFETSPEIATAIQDALKKAGITVKLQGLEINDYKDKIHSVKTEPGFFLAHWGADWPSGGPFLAPIFDGRQIVEDGANFNTGLLNDKSVNAEIDSINKLTNLDEAAKRWGALDKKIGEQALTVPLFHPVYKRLVGKDIRNVVISDWTGVLDISQVAVK encoded by the coding sequence ATGCGTCAACCGTCCGTCATAGCCCGGCGCGTGGCCGTGGCATCCGTCAGCCTGGCCGTGGCAGCGGGCGCCGCCGCCTGCGGGCCGAAGGACAACGATGCCAAGGCCTCCGGTGGCGACTCCACGCCCCACAAGGGCGGCACGCTCACGGTCCTGAACGCGCAGCCCCAGGAGGACTTCGACCCGGCCCGCCTGTACACCTCCGGCGGCGGCAACGTCCCCTCCCTCGTCTTCCGCACCCTTACCACGCGCAACCGCGAGAACGGCGCGGCCGGCGCCAAGGTCGTCCCGGACCTCGCCACCGACACCGGGCGCCCCAACAAGGACGCGACCGTGTGGACGTACACCCTGAAGAAGGGCCTCAAGTACGAGGACGGCACCGCGATCACCTCGGCCGACATCAAGTACGGCATCGAGCGCTCCTTCGCCCCCGAACTCTCCGGCGGTGCGCCCTACTTGAGGGACTGGCTGGTCGGCGCGGCCGACTACCAGGGGCCGTACAAGGACAAGAAGGGGCTCAGCGCGATTGAGACTCCTGACAGCCGGACCATCGTCTTCCATCTGAACAAGCCCGAGGGCGAGTTCCCGTATCTCGCCACGCAGACGCAGTTCACGCCCGTCCCGAAGGCGAAGGACACGGGGACGAAGTACGAGCAGCACCCGATCTCGTCGGGGCCGTACAAGGTCGTCAGCAACCAGAACGACGGTGAGACGATCGTCCTGGAGCGCAACAAGTACTGGTCCACCGCGACGGACGCCGAGCGCAAGGCCTACCCGGACAAGATCGACGTGAAGTCGGGGCTCGACTCGTCCGTGATCAACCAGCGGTTGTCCGCGTCCCAGGGGACGGACGCCGCGGCCGTCACGACGGACACCAACCTCGGCCCCGCCGAACTCGCCAAGGTGACCGGCGACAAGGAACTCGCCGCGCGCGTCGGCACCGGGCACTTCGGTTACACGAACTACATCGCGTTCAACCCCAAGGTCGCGCCGTTCAACAACGTCAAGGTGCGCCAGGCGATCTCGTACGCCATCGACCGTTCGTCGGTGGTGAACGCGGCGGGCGGTTCGTCGCTGGCCGAGGCCGCGACCACCTTCCTGCCGAACCAGAAGTCCTTCGGGTACGACCCCTACGACCTCTTCCCGGCGGGTGCGTCCGGCAACGCGGCGAAGGCCAAGGAGCTGCTCAAGGAGGCCGGTTACCCGAAGGGGATCACCGTCACGCTGACGCACTCCAACGACAAGGACTTCGAGACCAGCCCCGAGATCGCGACCGCGATCCAGGACGCGCTCAAGAAGGCCGGCATCACCGTCAAGCTCCAGGGCCTGGAGATCAACGACTACAAGGACAAGATCCACAGCGTCAAGACCGAGCCGGGCTTCTTCCTCGCCCACTGGGGTGCCGACTGGCCCTCCGGCGGTCCCTTCCTCGCCCCGATCTTCGACGGCCGCCAGATCGTCGAGGACGGCGCGAACTTCAACACCGGCCTGCTCAATGACAAGTCGGTCAATGCCGAGATTGATTCGATCAACAAGTTGACGAATCTTGACGAGGCCGCCAAGCGATGGGGCGCGCTGGACAAGAAGATCGGCGAGCAGGCCCTGACCGTGCCGCTGTTCCACCCCGTCTACAAGCGACTGGTCGGCAAGGACATCAGGAACGTCGTGATCAGCGACTGGACCGGCGTCCTGGACATCTCCCAGGTCGCGGTCAAGTAA
- a CDS encoding DUF3107 domain-containing protein, which translates to MEVKIGVLHTPREIVLETGQSAEEVEQAVAEALTGKAPLLSLVDEHGRKVLVPADRLAYVELGEAAPRKVGFGAL; encoded by the coding sequence GTGGAGGTCAAGATCGGCGTGCTGCACACGCCTCGCGAGATCGTTCTGGAGACCGGTCAGAGCGCCGAGGAGGTCGAGCAGGCCGTGGCCGAGGCGCTGACCGGGAAGGCTCCGCTGCTGAGCCTCGTGGACGAGCACGGCCGCAAGGTCCTCGTCCCCGCCGACCGGCTCGCGTATGTCGAGCTCGGCGAGGCGGCCCCGCGCAAGGTGGGCTTCGGCGCGCTGTAG
- a CDS encoding TetR/AcrR family transcriptional regulator, with the protein MTAIEQTEAARPRGTRLPRRARRNQLLGAAQEVFVAQGYHAAAMDDIAERAGVSKPVLYQHFPGKLDLYLALLDQHCESLIQSVRTALASTSDNKQRVRATMDAYFAYVEDDGGAFRLVFESDLTNEPAVRERVDKVTNECAEAICEVIAEDTGLSRDESMLLASGLGGLAQVVARSWLHSDRSVPRDQAVQLLASLAWRGIAGFPLHGSEHH; encoded by the coding sequence GTGACAGCCATCGAGCAGACAGAGGCGGCGCGCCCGCGGGGCACCCGCCTGCCGCGCCGTGCCCGACGGAACCAACTGCTGGGCGCCGCCCAGGAGGTCTTCGTCGCACAGGGCTACCACGCGGCCGCGATGGACGACATCGCCGAGCGCGCGGGCGTCAGCAAGCCGGTGCTCTACCAGCACTTCCCGGGCAAGCTCGACCTCTACCTCGCCCTCCTCGACCAGCACTGCGAGTCGCTGATCCAGTCGGTACGGACCGCGCTCGCGTCGACGTCGGACAACAAGCAGCGCGTCCGGGCGACCATGGACGCGTACTTCGCCTACGTCGAGGACGACGGCGGCGCCTTCCGGCTGGTCTTCGAATCGGACCTGACGAACGAGCCCGCCGTGCGCGAGCGCGTCGACAAGGTGACGAACGAGTGCGCCGAGGCGATCTGCGAGGTCATCGCCGAGGACACCGGCCTCTCCCGGGACGAGTCGATGCTGCTGGCCTCGGGTCTGGGCGGTCTCGCCCAGGTCGTCGCCCGCTCCTGGCTGCACAGCGACCGCAGCGTCCCGCGCGACCAGGCGGTCCAGCTGCTGGCCTCGCTGGCGTGGCGCGGCATCGCCGGTTTCCCGCTGCACGGCAGCGAACACCACTGA
- a CDS encoding DUF3152 domain-containing protein encodes MPDGWSAQGAPGSADGAPGRGVPRLADGTPAHGFPRLADGTPAHGFPRLPDGTPARGVPRAPDGTSVQGTARLADGTPAHGFPRLPDGTPARGVPRSPDGTSRARAGHPEQPESGGAWGELRGRSGVGPGGSRGTLGASQDSSGAPGTPGMPQTPVAGTPSASGPGLPIPRQRQAPQAGPRRGGHAAGRSPRQDYVDAFEADAGVDDDVFAPRTGVATHPSDPYGSVTTWTPESDADDAPPADLDSSSARGTGRKGRTYTGIAAAAVTTVLAVVVAGQVAKDGDSDGARSQAAADRARDAREAASPQASPSGTPRLVALTYAQKMAKKYPLSAKLKGPDKFDAVPGVDKAPGKGRKYTYRVDVEKGLGLDGTLFAQAVQKTLNDKRSWAHNGARTFERIYTGKPDFVITLASPGTTATWCAKSGLDTTEDNVSCDSAATERVLINAYRWAQGSSTYGDKMYAYRQMLINHEVGHRLGYGHVTCDKDGELAPVMQQQTKFLDHDGIHCLPNPWPYPGS; translated from the coding sequence CTGCCGGATGGCTGGTCCGCGCAGGGGGCGCCGGGTTCCGCTGACGGCGCTCCTGGGCGGGGCGTTCCCCGGCTTGCGGACGGGACGCCGGCCCATGGGTTTCCCCGGTTGGCCGATGGCACTCCGGCTCATGGGTTTCCGAGGCTTCCGGATGGCACACCGGCTCGCGGTGTTCCGCGTGCGCCGGACGGCACCTCTGTGCAGGGCACCGCCCGGTTGGCCGATGGCACTCCGGCCCATGGGTTTCCGAGGCTGCCCGATGGCACTCCCGCGCGCGGTGTCCCTCGCTCGCCGGACGGCACCTCACGCGCGCGTGCCGGTCATCCCGAGCAGCCTGAATCCGGGGGCGCCTGGGGTGAGTTGAGAGGGCGGAGCGGTGTGGGACCCGGCGGGTCGCGTGGGACGCTCGGCGCTTCTCAAGACTCGTCCGGCGCGCCCGGTACTCCCGGCATGCCCCAAACTCCCGTCGCCGGTACGCCCTCAGCCTCGGGCCCGGGGCTCCCCATCCCCCGGCAGCGCCAGGCCCCTCAAGCCGGTCCCCGGCGAGGCGGGCACGCCGCCGGTCGTAGTCCCCGGCAGGACTACGTCGACGCCTTCGAGGCGGACGCGGGCGTCGACGACGACGTCTTCGCGCCCCGGACCGGCGTCGCGACGCACCCCTCCGACCCGTACGGCTCCGTCACCACCTGGACCCCTGAGAGCGACGCCGACGACGCGCCCCCTGCCGACCTCGACTCCTCGTCCGCGCGGGGCACAGGCCGTAAGGGACGGACGTACACCGGTATCGCGGCCGCCGCCGTCACCACCGTGCTGGCCGTCGTCGTGGCCGGGCAGGTCGCCAAGGACGGTGACAGTGACGGGGCGCGGTCGCAGGCGGCCGCCGATCGGGCCCGGGATGCCCGAGAGGCGGCCTCGCCGCAGGCAAGCCCGTCCGGTACGCCGCGCCTGGTGGCGCTGACGTACGCCCAGAAGATGGCCAAGAAGTACCCGCTCAGCGCGAAGCTCAAGGGGCCGGACAAGTTCGACGCGGTGCCCGGTGTCGACAAGGCGCCCGGCAAGGGGCGCAAGTACACGTATCGCGTCGACGTGGAGAAGGGGCTCGGGCTGGATGGGACGCTCTTCGCGCAGGCCGTGCAGAAGACGCTGAACGACAAGCGGAGTTGGGCCCACAACGGTGCCCGTACCTTCGAGCGGATCTACACGGGCAAACCGGACTTCGTGATCACCCTCGCCAGTCCTGGTACCACCGCCACGTGGTGTGCCAAGTCCGGTCTCGACACCACCGAGGACAACGTGTCGTGCGACTCGGCGGCCACCGAACGTGTGTTGATCAATGCGTATCGATGGGCGCAGGGGTCATCAACATATGGGGACAAGATGTACGCGTATCGACAGATGTTGATCAATCATGAGGTCGGTCATCGTCTCGGCTACGGGCACGTCACCTGCGACAAGGACGGCGAGTTGGCGCCCGTCATGCAGCAGCAGACCAAGTTCCTCGATCACGACGGGATCCACTGCCTGCCGAACCCCTGGCCGTACCCGGGCAGTTGA
- a CDS encoding ferritin-like fold-containing protein, giving the protein MTTADNASDAPAEPTGVAAQDWATASVDPQYRNAVVDLLGALAYGELAAFERLAEDAKLAPTLADKAELAKMASAEFHHFEQLRDRLTEIGAEPTDAMQPFVAALDGFHKQTAPSDWLEGLVKAYVGDSIASDFYREVAARLDKDSRLLVLGVLDDTGHASFAVEKVRAAIDAEPRVGGRLALWARRLMGEALSQSQRVVADRDALSTMLVGGVADGFDLAEVGRMFSRITEAHTKRMAALGLAA; this is encoded by the coding sequence ATGACGACCGCTGACAACGCCTCCGACGCACCCGCCGAACCCACCGGAGTCGCCGCCCAGGACTGGGCCACGGCCTCCGTCGACCCGCAGTACCGCAACGCGGTCGTGGACCTGCTCGGCGCGCTCGCGTACGGCGAGCTGGCGGCGTTCGAGCGGCTCGCGGAGGACGCCAAGCTGGCGCCGACGCTCGCGGACAAGGCGGAGCTGGCGAAGATGGCGTCGGCCGAGTTCCACCACTTCGAGCAGCTCAGGGACCGGCTCACCGAGATCGGTGCCGAGCCGACCGACGCGATGCAGCCGTTCGTCGCCGCACTCGACGGCTTCCACAAGCAGACGGCGCCCTCGGACTGGCTGGAGGGCCTCGTCAAGGCGTACGTCGGCGACTCGATCGCCAGTGACTTCTACCGCGAGGTCGCCGCCCGCCTCGACAAGGACTCCCGCCTGCTGGTGCTCGGCGTCCTCGACGACACCGGGCACGCGAGCTTCGCCGTGGAGAAGGTGCGCGCGGCGATCGACGCGGAACCGCGTGTGGGGGGCCGACTCGCCCTGTGGGCACGGCGGTTGATGGGTGAGGCGCTGTCCCAGTCCCAGCGGGTTGTCGCCGATCGGGACGCGCTGTCGACGATGCTCGTGGGTGGCGTGGCGGACGGCTTCGACCTCGCGGAGGTGGGCCGGATGTTCTCGCGGATCACCGAGGCGCACACCAAGCGGATGGCGGCGCTGGGGCTCGCCGCGTAG